A window of the Oncorhynchus masou masou isolate Uvic2021 chromosome 13, UVic_Omas_1.1, whole genome shotgun sequence genome harbors these coding sequences:
- the LOC135553027 gene encoding ATP-sensitive inward rectifier potassium channel 1-like: MVFGIRKRIQDHLVERRIRRSRLVTKDGHCNIEFGNVKYGSHFAFLVDFWTTFVEFRWRFVLFFFIASFTLSWFIFSLLWFWVARNNGDLTWQNPPSNHTPCMWNVYGLTTAFLFSLETQTTIGYGVRAVTPQCPGAVALIIIQTLIGALIHCFMCGIIVSKISLPKKRAKTISFSEVAVICPKKDFLCLMIRVANLRKTLMIGSQIYGKLLRTTVKPDGETIIMDQVNIEFMMDAGKDNLFFVCPLTLYHVIDKASPFFEMAVDTLRKQEFELVVFLEGTAETTSSACQVRTSFIPQEIMWGYNFLPIISRSKEGKYRVDFSNFSKVASVATAHCAYCFHNIMGHHLPSINVIDNVGFEVIDILE, translated from the coding sequence ATGGTGTTTGGCATCCGGAAGCGCATCCAGGACCACCTGGTGGAGCGAAGAATCCGCCGAAGCCGGCTGGTGACCAAAGATGGCCACTGCAACATTGAATTCGGCAACGTGAAGTACGGCAGCCACTTTGCCTTCCTCGTGGACTTCTGGACGACCTTCGTAGAGTTCCGCTGGCGCTTTGTCCTCTTCTTCTTCATCGCCTCATTCACCCTGAGCTGGTTCATCTTCAGCCTGCTGTGGTTCTGGGTCGCCCGGAACAATGGGGACCTGACATGGCAGAACCCCCCAAGCAACCACACCCCCTGTATGTGGAACGTCTACGGACTGACTACGGCCTTCCTCTTCTCCCTGGAGACCCAGACCACCATCGGGTATGGTGTACGCGCTGTCACCCCCCAATGTCCTGGTGCTGTAGCCCTCATCATTATCCAGACTCTCATAGGGGCCCTCATACACTGCTTCATGTGTGGAATCATCGTGTCCAAGATATCCCTCCCTAAGAAAAGGGCCAAGACCATCTCATTCAGTGAGGTGGCTGTCATCTGTCCTAAGAAGGACTTCCTTTGCCTTATGATAAGAGTGGCCAACTTACGCAAGACCCTGATGATCGGGAGCCAGATCTACGGCAAGCTGTTGAGGACAACAGTCAAACCCGATGGGGAGACAATTATCATGGACCAGGTGAACATTGAGTTCATGATGGACGCTGGGAAGGACAACCTCTTCTTTGTGTGCCCTCTCACACTCTACCATGTGATTGACAAGGCTAGCCCTTTTTTTGAGATGGCAGTGGACACTCTCCGTAAGCAGGAGTTTGAGCTGGTGGTCTTTCTGGAGGGTACAGCCGAGACCACCAGCTCAGCCTGCCAGGTCAGGACTTCCTTCATCCCTCAGGAGATCATGTGGGGTTACAACTTCCTACCCATCATCTCCCGCAGCAAAGAGGGCAAGTACAGAGTGGACTTCTCCAACTTCTCCAAGGTAGCGTCCGTTGCCACTGCACACTGTGCCTACTGCTTCCACAACATAATGGGACATCACCTCCCCTCCATTAATGTCATTGACAATGTTGGATTTGAAGTTATTGATATCCTTGAATAA